The following coding sequences lie in one Myxococcus xanthus genomic window:
- a CDS encoding phosphatase PAP2 family protein gives MSGWDVAVTRPLGLLLLLLVCCLSFIALSDEVAEGETQQLDERMLLALRNPEDPARPRGPWWLRRTAEDVTALGGVPVLTLATMAVCGFLLLVRRYRTLLLVLGATLGGAGLNVLLKQFFARPRPSVVPHLTEVVSQSFPSGHAMLSATVYLTLGALLAQLAERRRLKIYILTVALLLPFLVGLTRVYLGVHYPTDVLGGWVAGLAWALLMAVCARTLRRRSPALRAEARRPVE, from the coding sequence ATGTCGGGATGGGACGTGGCGGTGACGCGGCCATTGGGGCTGCTGTTGTTGTTGCTGGTCTGCTGTCTGAGCTTCATCGCCCTGTCAGACGAGGTGGCCGAGGGCGAGACGCAGCAGCTCGATGAACGCATGCTGTTGGCGCTGCGCAATCCCGAGGACCCGGCGCGGCCTCGCGGGCCCTGGTGGCTGCGGCGCACGGCGGAGGACGTGACGGCGCTGGGCGGCGTTCCCGTGCTGACGCTCGCCACCATGGCGGTGTGTGGCTTCCTCCTGCTGGTGAGGCGCTACCGGACGCTGCTGCTCGTGCTGGGCGCGACGCTGGGTGGCGCGGGCCTCAATGTCTTGCTGAAGCAGTTCTTCGCCCGGCCTCGGCCATCCGTGGTGCCGCACCTCACCGAGGTGGTCAGCCAGAGCTTCCCCAGTGGGCACGCCATGCTGTCGGCCACCGTGTACCTCACGCTGGGCGCACTGCTGGCTCAGCTCGCCGAGCGCAGGCGACTCAAAATCTACATCCTCACCGTGGCGCTGCTGCTGCCGTTCCTCGTGGGTCTGACGCGCGTCTACCTGGGCGTGCACTACCCCACGGACGTGCTTGGTGGCTGGGTGGCCGGACTGGCGTGGGCGCTGCTCATGGCGGTCTGCGCGCGGACGCTCCGCCGGCGGAGTCCCGCGCTGCGCGCGGAGGCCCGGCGCCCGGTGGAGTGA
- a CDS encoding histone deacetylase — MSLWDWLSRWSWGGAPVPAFYDESYRLPLAGIESSVGIEPRGVDFTTWYLLEARALRSQDVHHPQPVSLAELSRVHDAAYLESLGQPETLARIFATNPADVPVDALLSNLRRVCGGTLGAARLAVARKGPVVNMAGGFHHAGPARGGGFCAVNDIAIALAALHADGFDGQAVVLDLDAHPPDGTAECLAGQKRAWIGSLSGSDWGALSPEVDETRVPEDTDDRTYLALLDGLLERMPRPDVAFVIAGSDVLAGDRFGRVGLSLDGARRRDRAVARALRGIPSVWLPGGGYHRDAWKVFAGTVLVLAGQGRRRIKARYDPLSARYQRIARSLTREGATPLDEPITQEDLEGSLGLSGGQRQPRILGYYTAQALEYAFFRYGLLSFVERLGYSRLRVAVGSVGEGDRMEVHGCAAGQEHLLVDCVVERRVLAGEPFLFVNWLSLRHPRARFSEGRSRLPGQDVPGLGLAREATEMLLVMARRLVLAGVAFRPMWFHLAALARARFRFLDPARQGRFEALLRDLGQLPLLQVSQAVVDGHVLLNGQPYAWEASDMVSRLEPAAGDVEAIARERERCQFTWEPTRLATGA; from the coding sequence ATGAGCCTGTGGGACTGGCTGTCGCGATGGAGCTGGGGCGGCGCGCCGGTGCCCGCCTTCTACGACGAGTCCTACCGGCTGCCCCTCGCCGGCATCGAGTCCTCCGTGGGCATCGAGCCGCGCGGCGTGGACTTCACCACCTGGTATCTCCTGGAGGCCCGCGCGCTGCGCTCCCAGGACGTGCACCACCCGCAGCCGGTGAGCCTCGCCGAACTGTCGCGCGTGCATGACGCCGCCTACCTGGAGTCGCTCGGCCAGCCGGAGACGCTGGCGCGCATCTTCGCCACCAACCCCGCCGACGTGCCAGTGGACGCGCTGCTGTCCAACCTGCGGCGGGTGTGCGGCGGCACGCTGGGCGCGGCGCGGCTCGCGGTGGCGCGCAAGGGCCCGGTGGTGAACATGGCGGGCGGCTTCCACCACGCCGGTCCGGCGCGCGGCGGCGGTTTCTGCGCGGTGAATGACATCGCGATAGCGCTCGCCGCCCTCCACGCGGATGGCTTCGACGGACAGGCCGTGGTGCTCGACCTGGATGCCCACCCGCCGGATGGCACGGCGGAGTGTCTGGCGGGCCAGAAGCGGGCCTGGATTGGCTCGCTGTCCGGCAGCGACTGGGGCGCGCTGTCGCCCGAAGTGGATGAGACGCGCGTCCCCGAGGACACGGACGACAGGACGTACCTGGCCCTGCTCGACGGCCTCCTGGAGCGCATGCCCCGGCCGGACGTGGCCTTCGTCATCGCGGGCAGCGACGTGCTCGCGGGAGACCGCTTCGGCCGCGTGGGCCTGTCCCTGGACGGCGCCCGTCGCAGGGACCGGGCCGTGGCGCGCGCCCTGCGTGGCATCCCCAGCGTCTGGCTTCCAGGCGGGGGCTATCACCGCGACGCGTGGAAGGTGTTCGCGGGCACCGTGCTCGTCCTCGCGGGGCAGGGCCGTCGCCGCATCAAGGCGCGCTATGACCCGCTGAGCGCGCGCTATCAGCGCATCGCCCGCTCACTGACGCGCGAGGGCGCGACGCCGCTGGACGAGCCCATCACCCAGGAGGACCTGGAGGGCTCCCTCGGCCTGAGCGGCGGCCAGCGCCAGCCGCGCATCCTCGGCTACTACACGGCGCAGGCGCTCGAGTACGCCTTCTTCCGCTACGGCCTCCTCTCCTTCGTGGAGCGGCTCGGCTACAGCCGGCTGCGCGTGGCGGTGGGCTCCGTGGGGGAGGGAGACCGGATGGAGGTGCACGGCTGCGCGGCGGGCCAGGAGCACCTGCTGGTGGACTGCGTCGTGGAGCGCCGCGTGCTGGCGGGGGAGCCCTTCCTCTTCGTCAACTGGCTCAGCCTGCGCCACCCTCGCGCCCGCTTCAGCGAGGGGCGCTCGCGGCTCCCCGGCCAGGACGTCCCGGGCCTGGGCCTGGCGCGCGAGGCGACGGAGATGCTGCTCGTGATGGCCCGGCGCCTCGTCCTGGCGGGCGTGGCCTTCCGTCCCATGTGGTTCCACCTGGCGGCGCTGGCGCGCGCGCGCTTCCGCTTCCTCGACCCGGCGCGGCAAGGGCGCTTCGAGGCGCTGCTGCGCGACCTGGGGCAGCTGCCCCTCCTGCAGGTCTCCCAGGCGGTGGTGGACGGCCACGTCCTGCTCAACGGTCAGCCCTACGCGTGGGAGGCGAGCGACATGGTGTCGCGCCTGGAGCCCGCGGCCGGAGACGTGGAGGCCATTGCCCGGGAGCGTGAGCGCTGCCAGTTCACCTGGGAACCCACCCGGCTGGCCACCGGAGCATGA
- a CDS encoding acyltransferase yields MDLDALRREQHKRRLSWMPWLYFVLKPRHREWADAWQREVQALLRELETVDIAEGCFIAPEARIFAEPGRTVSIGPGCSIAADVFLHGPVSLGPRVSINARASLDGGAAGIRIGEGTRIATGATLYAFDHGIAPDRPVREQPVTSRGLVIGADVWVGANAGITDGVTVGDHAVVAMGAVVTRDVPEWAIVAGVPARVVGDRRQRPRSGAPGGWEPEDGA; encoded by the coding sequence GTGGACCTGGACGCGCTTCGCCGTGAGCAACACAAGCGCCGGCTCTCCTGGATGCCGTGGCTCTACTTCGTCCTCAAGCCCCGCCACCGCGAATGGGCGGATGCCTGGCAGCGCGAGGTGCAGGCGCTGTTGCGCGAACTGGAGACGGTGGACATCGCGGAGGGGTGCTTCATCGCCCCGGAGGCGCGCATCTTCGCCGAGCCCGGACGCACCGTCTCCATCGGCCCCGGGTGCAGCATCGCCGCAGATGTCTTCCTCCACGGTCCCGTGTCACTCGGACCCCGGGTGAGCATCAACGCCCGGGCGAGCCTGGACGGCGGCGCCGCGGGCATCCGCATCGGCGAGGGCACCCGCATCGCCACCGGGGCCACCCTCTACGCCTTCGACCACGGCATTGCCCCGGACCGGCCCGTGCGCGAGCAACCCGTCACCTCGCGGGGGCTCGTCATCGGCGCGGACGTGTGGGTGGGGGCCAATGCCGGCATCACGGACGGTGTCACCGTGGGGGACCACGCCGTGGTGGCCATGGGGGCCGTCGTCACCCGGGATGTGCCGGAGTGGGCCATTGTCGCGGGCGTGCCGGCCCGCGTCGTGGGGGACCGGCGGCAGCGGCCCCGCTCAGGTGCTCCGGGTGGATGGGAGCCCGAAGACGGAGCGTGA
- a CDS encoding ATP-binding protein — protein sequence MADEQRDAAVMDAPGKASGTVPADMACELLPPMKSQASHAGSQVESERFQHLSELLHEVVFQLDAQGRLTVLGGAWARLTGTPVSAWRGRALLEAIHPEDRERAQALLAYTPGTAVSRQEVRVDTGGGHGVRWVELSARALATVPGEVMGTLLDVTSRRTAEEAVTTRERYLEAMVQVQRRMMGHELPDDLYGAVVEPLGHVSAASRVYVFEMHFAENGTLLASQRAEWCEPGVPPNLEDPNMHGLPFDEALRPHQSEQLQRGEPVQGQPRDFSELLAPMLEAQGVRSVLLLPMHVHGQLFGVIGFDNCREPHSWGPIEVNLLSGAAGALSLALEQRTANALRMRTETTLRRTEAGVHLLIEAFPDPVLVHVGDGVLLSVNPALVQYLGFRDASELVGRHMLDLVRPEDRGAAQLHLSQALEGKSAARVVEMPLVRSDGEVVVADLVTLAVVLDGSPARITVARDFTERKRTQAQLMLTDRMASMGLLAAGIAHELNNPLAYVLSNLDFLHSAVGGVRPRMLSPEDMVELRQVLDDAREGAERMRQIVRQLRVFSRVEDGKEESVDVHAVLESVTQMAASVVRARARLVKDYGDVPLVRGNEGKLFQVFLNLLINAAHAIEEGDSEANEIRLTTRAEVGGRVMVVVSDTGQGIPPEHLRRIFDPFFTTKSSGLGTGLGLSICDTIVTALGGHISVESSVGAGTTFRVALNPAPPKAPANRPGA from the coding sequence GTGGCAGACGAGCAACGGGACGCGGCGGTCATGGACGCTCCCGGGAAGGCTTCAGGGACAGTTCCCGCCGACATGGCGTGTGAGCTGCTCCCTCCCATGAAGTCGCAGGCGTCACACGCCGGGAGCCAGGTGGAGTCCGAGCGTTTCCAGCACCTGTCCGAGCTGCTGCACGAGGTGGTGTTCCAGCTCGACGCGCAGGGGCGGCTCACGGTGCTGGGGGGGGCCTGGGCGCGGCTCACCGGGACGCCCGTGTCCGCGTGGCGGGGCCGCGCGCTCCTGGAGGCCATCCACCCGGAGGACCGCGAGCGCGCCCAGGCGTTGCTGGCGTACACGCCCGGCACCGCCGTTTCGCGCCAGGAAGTGCGCGTGGACACGGGCGGCGGCCATGGCGTCCGCTGGGTGGAGCTGTCCGCCCGGGCCCTGGCCACCGTGCCGGGCGAGGTGATGGGGACGCTCCTGGACGTGACGTCGCGGCGCACCGCCGAGGAGGCCGTCACCACCCGCGAGCGCTACCTGGAAGCCATGGTGCAGGTGCAGCGGCGGATGATGGGGCACGAACTGCCGGATGACCTGTACGGCGCCGTCGTCGAGCCGCTGGGCCACGTGTCCGCCGCCAGCCGCGTCTACGTCTTCGAGATGCACTTCGCCGAGAACGGCACGCTGCTGGCGTCGCAGCGCGCGGAGTGGTGCGAGCCCGGGGTTCCTCCCAACCTGGAGGACCCCAACATGCACGGCCTGCCCTTCGACGAGGCCCTGAGGCCCCACCAGTCCGAACAGCTGCAGCGCGGCGAGCCGGTGCAGGGCCAGCCGCGCGACTTCTCGGAGCTGCTGGCGCCCATGCTGGAGGCGCAGGGCGTCCGCTCCGTGCTGCTGCTGCCCATGCACGTCCACGGGCAGCTCTTCGGCGTCATCGGCTTCGACAACTGTCGCGAGCCCCATTCCTGGGGCCCCATCGAGGTGAACCTGCTGTCGGGTGCGGCGGGCGCGCTGTCCCTGGCGCTGGAGCAGCGCACGGCCAACGCGCTGCGCATGCGCACGGAGACGACGCTGCGGCGCACCGAGGCCGGCGTCCACCTGCTCATCGAGGCCTTCCCGGACCCGGTGCTGGTGCACGTGGGCGACGGCGTGCTGCTCTCCGTCAACCCGGCGCTGGTGCAGTACCTGGGCTTCCGCGACGCCTCGGAGCTGGTGGGCCGCCACATGCTGGACCTGGTCCGCCCCGAGGACCGGGGGGCCGCGCAGCTCCACCTGAGCCAGGCGCTGGAGGGCAAGAGCGCGGCGCGCGTGGTGGAGATGCCGCTGGTGCGCAGCGATGGCGAGGTGGTGGTGGCGGACCTGGTGACGCTGGCCGTGGTGCTGGATGGCTCGCCCGCGCGCATCACCGTGGCGCGCGACTTCACCGAGCGCAAGCGCACCCAGGCGCAGCTCATGCTGACCGACCGCATGGCCTCCATGGGCCTTCTGGCCGCCGGCATCGCCCACGAGCTGAACAACCCCCTGGCCTACGTGCTGTCCAACCTGGACTTCCTCCACAGCGCCGTGGGCGGCGTGCGTCCACGGATGCTCTCCCCGGAGGACATGGTGGAGCTGCGGCAGGTGCTCGACGACGCCCGCGAGGGCGCCGAGCGCATGCGCCAGATTGTCCGCCAGCTGCGCGTCTTCTCCCGCGTGGAGGACGGCAAGGAAGAGTCGGTGGACGTCCACGCGGTGCTCGAATCCGTGACGCAGATGGCCGCCAGCGTGGTGCGCGCCCGCGCCCGGCTGGTGAAGGACTACGGGGATGTGCCGCTCGTCCGTGGCAACGAGGGCAAGCTGTTCCAGGTGTTCCTCAACCTCCTCATCAACGCCGCGCACGCCATCGAAGAGGGCGACTCGGAGGCGAACGAAATCCGCCTCACCACCCGCGCGGAGGTGGGCGGCCGGGTGATGGTGGTGGTGAGCGACACGGGCCAGGGCATCCCCCCGGAGCACCTGCGCCGCATCTTCGACCCCTTCTTCACCACCAAGTCCTCCGGCCTGGGCACCGGCCTGGGGCTGTCCATCTGTGACACGATTGTGACGGCGCTGGGCGGCCACATCTCCGTGGAGTCGTCGGTGGGGGCCGGCACCACCTTCCGCGTGGCGCTCAACCCCGCGCCGCCCAAGGCCCCGGCGAACCGGCCGGGCGCGTGA
- a CDS encoding neutral/alkaline ceramidase, whose translation MRTHFVRHLLALSLVLATGAQAASQPWRTSPHPESAASGLTGACEDARDFLLGTGSADITGPAAEVGMMGYGMVEQQTTGIHQRLRSRAFVIASPCNGKRVAFVSADLGMVFQAVKQQVVERLRARYGDLYTDDNVLLSATHTHSGPGGYSHYTFYNLTTLGFSPQNFEAIVSGIVASIVRAHERLAEGTLRLSSGELFGASRNRSPNAYLLNPAEERARYAHDVDTRMTLLRLTRADGTDMGLINWFAVHATSMGNGNTLISGDNKGLASYLAEQAQGAGDTFVAAFANANEGDVTPNILGGTHGGGANDFEDTDLSGRKQYDFAAKLWAEAKTPLTGGVDYRHVYVKMDAVDVAPSFADGAPRATCPAAIGVSMLAGAEDGPGVGVEGVTCAAGQNAWGQFSCSLATTPCQAEKPIVLETGSMRPFPWTPEVLPLQLVTIGNLALVAVPFELTTMAGRRLRDTVETALAPAGVTDVVIAGLSNAYSGYVATREEYARQDYEGASTHFGPWTLAALQQNFHLLATSLRDGAGVPPGPTPRDLRKEQLSLQPGVVFDDKLLWVDFGEVVTDARPTYSRGDTASATFWGGHPKNDLRLEGTFQRVQRREPDGTWTDVATDADPATRYQWRRENCVPTLACSHVIVTWGIPDDTVPGTYRLVHEGNWKSGWDGNVRPYSGASRTFTVK comes from the coding sequence ATGCGCACCCACTTCGTCCGGCACCTGCTGGCGCTCTCGCTCGTGCTCGCGACGGGCGCCCAGGCGGCCAGCCAGCCCTGGCGGACCTCCCCTCATCCCGAGTCCGCCGCGTCCGGCCTGACGGGCGCGTGCGAGGACGCGCGGGACTTCCTGCTGGGCACGGGCAGCGCCGACATCACCGGCCCCGCCGCCGAGGTGGGGATGATGGGCTACGGCATGGTGGAGCAGCAGACCACCGGCATCCACCAGCGGCTGCGCTCGCGCGCGTTCGTCATCGCCTCGCCCTGCAACGGCAAGCGGGTGGCCTTCGTCAGCGCGGACCTGGGCATGGTGTTCCAGGCGGTGAAGCAGCAGGTCGTGGAGCGGCTGCGCGCGCGTTATGGCGACCTGTACACCGACGACAACGTGCTGCTGAGCGCCACCCACACCCACTCCGGGCCCGGGGGCTATTCGCACTACACCTTCTACAACCTCACCACGCTGGGCTTCTCGCCGCAGAACTTCGAGGCCATCGTCTCCGGCATCGTCGCCTCCATCGTCCGGGCGCATGAGCGGCTCGCCGAGGGCACGCTGCGCCTGTCGTCGGGGGAGTTGTTCGGCGCCAGCCGCAACCGTTCCCCCAACGCCTACCTGCTCAATCCAGCCGAGGAGCGCGCCCGCTACGCGCACGACGTGGACACGCGGATGACGCTGCTGCGCCTCACCCGCGCGGATGGCACCGACATGGGGCTCATCAACTGGTTCGCGGTGCATGCCACGTCCATGGGCAACGGCAACACGCTCATCAGCGGCGACAACAAGGGCCTGGCCTCGTACCTCGCCGAGCAGGCGCAGGGGGCCGGGGACACGTTCGTCGCCGCCTTCGCCAACGCCAACGAGGGCGACGTGACGCCCAACATCCTGGGCGGCACCCACGGCGGCGGCGCCAATGACTTCGAGGACACGGACCTCTCTGGCCGCAAGCAGTACGACTTCGCCGCGAAGCTGTGGGCGGAAGCGAAAACGCCGCTCACGGGCGGTGTGGACTACCGGCATGTCTACGTGAAGATGGACGCGGTGGACGTGGCGCCATCCTTCGCGGACGGCGCGCCGCGAGCCACCTGCCCGGCCGCCATCGGCGTGTCCATGCTGGCGGGGGCGGAGGACGGGCCGGGCGTCGGCGTGGAGGGCGTCACCTGCGCCGCTGGCCAGAATGCCTGGGGGCAGTTCAGTTGCTCGCTCGCCACCACGCCGTGTCAGGCGGAGAAGCCCATCGTCCTGGAGACGGGCAGCATGCGGCCCTTCCCGTGGACGCCGGAGGTGCTGCCCCTTCAATTGGTCACCATCGGCAACCTGGCGCTGGTGGCGGTGCCCTTCGAGCTGACGACCATGGCCGGACGCCGCCTGCGCGACACCGTGGAGACAGCGCTGGCGCCCGCGGGCGTGACGGACGTCGTCATCGCGGGCCTGTCCAATGCCTATTCGGGCTACGTGGCCACCCGCGAGGAATACGCGCGCCAGGACTATGAAGGCGCCTCCACGCACTTCGGCCCGTGGACGCTCGCGGCCCTCCAGCAGAACTTCCACCTGCTGGCCACGTCGCTGCGGGACGGCGCCGGTGTGCCTCCCGGGCCCACGCCCAGGGACTTGCGCAAGGAGCAGCTCAGCCTGCAACCCGGCGTGGTGTTCGACGACAAGCTCTTGTGGGTGGACTTCGGCGAGGTCGTCACCGACGCGCGGCCCACGTACTCGCGCGGCGACACGGCGAGCGCCACCTTCTGGGGGGGGCATCCCAAGAATGACCTGCGCCTGGAGGGCACCTTCCAGCGCGTGCAGCGGCGCGAGCCGGACGGCACCTGGACGGACGTGGCCACCGACGCGGACCCGGCCACGCGCTACCAGTGGCGGCGCGAGAACTGCGTGCCCACGTTGGCGTGCTCCCACGTCATCGTGACGTGGGGCATCCCCGACGACACGGTGCCGGGCACGTACCGGCTCGTCCACGAAGGCAACTGGAAGTCGGGCTGGGATGGCAACGTGCGGCCCTACTCCGGTGCCTCGCGGACCTTCACGGTGAAGTGA
- a CDS encoding serine/threonine-protein kinase: MHCELCLTEHPYDVACGGEPWTQVYLSTGDAEAPPVDLTGQTLGSYRLVRRLGAGGMGTVYLGEQTRIGARVAVKVLHPHLGRDESLRARFYAEARTVNVVGHPNIVHIFDINEAPGGIHYFVMEYLEGVPMSHLPRPMVPAALVSLLAQACDALDAAHRCGVVHRDLKPDNLFVVRHAGEPPSLRVLDFGVAKARRPHPGEDETAAGIVLGTPAYMAPEQSAGQPVDGRADIYALAVTAYYLSTGQLPFERGQMVELALGTGPVGAPPPHLLVPGVPPALSEVLLRALSRRCEDRYATALEFKEALLLAAAQPLADALSPQTPPPRSHTPVPSLAWLDTEGPVTEPNMLTPPLTWVARVRRRSGAGDVEVLCTELSRGGLFMCCADPFPRLFNRLEFTLLLAGELVECAGEVVRHVDAAQAQTWGMLSTGVGVQFINPSARLCELIRRVQPHRLTTPASTLMRAEVVL, from the coding sequence ATGCACTGCGAGCTCTGTCTGACCGAGCATCCCTACGATGTGGCGTGTGGCGGCGAGCCCTGGACGCAGGTGTACCTGTCCACGGGCGACGCGGAAGCCCCTCCCGTGGACCTCACGGGCCAGACGTTGGGGAGTTACCGGCTGGTCCGCCGGCTGGGCGCTGGAGGGATGGGCACCGTCTACCTGGGCGAGCAGACGCGCATTGGCGCACGGGTGGCGGTGAAGGTGCTGCACCCCCACCTGGGCCGGGACGAAAGCCTGCGCGCGCGCTTCTACGCGGAAGCACGCACGGTCAACGTGGTGGGCCATCCGAACATCGTCCACATCTTCGACATCAACGAGGCGCCCGGCGGCATCCACTACTTCGTCATGGAGTACCTGGAAGGCGTGCCCATGTCGCACCTGCCCCGGCCCATGGTGCCCGCAGCGTTGGTGTCGCTGCTGGCGCAGGCGTGTGACGCGCTGGACGCGGCGCACCGGTGCGGCGTGGTGCACCGGGACTTGAAGCCGGACAACCTCTTCGTGGTGCGGCACGCGGGCGAGCCGCCGTCGCTGCGCGTGCTGGACTTCGGCGTGGCCAAGGCGCGCCGTCCCCACCCGGGTGAGGACGAGACAGCGGCGGGCATCGTCCTGGGCACGCCGGCATACATGGCGCCCGAGCAGTCCGCGGGGCAGCCGGTGGACGGTCGCGCGGACATCTACGCGCTGGCGGTGACGGCCTACTACCTGTCCACGGGGCAGCTGCCCTTCGAGCGGGGGCAGATGGTGGAGCTGGCGCTGGGCACGGGCCCGGTGGGCGCGCCGCCGCCGCACCTGCTGGTGCCCGGGGTGCCGCCCGCCTTGTCGGAGGTGCTGCTGCGCGCGCTGTCGCGCCGCTGCGAGGACCGTTACGCCACCGCGCTGGAGTTCAAGGAGGCCCTGCTGCTGGCCGCCGCCCAGCCGCTGGCGGACGCCCTGTCGCCCCAGACGCCGCCGCCGCGCAGCCACACGCCGGTGCCGTCCCTGGCGTGGCTGGACACGGAGGGCCCGGTTACGGAGCCCAATATGCTCACCCCACCCCTGACGTGGGTAGCGCGGGTGCGGCGCCGCTCCGGCGCGGGCGACGTGGAGGTGCTGTGCACGGAGCTGAGCCGGGGCGGGCTCTTCATGTGCTGCGCGGACCCCTTCCCGCGCCTGTTCAACCGGCTGGAGTTCACCCTGCTGCTGGCCGGCGAGCTGGTGGAGTGCGCGGGCGAGGTGGTGCGCCACGTGGACGCCGCCCAGGCGCAAACATGGGGCATGTTGTCCACGGGCGTAGGCGTGCAGTTCATCAACCCATCCGCCCGGCTGTGCGAGCTCATCCGCCGCGTGCAGCCCCACCGGCTGACCACGCCCGCGTCCACGTTGATGCGCGCGGAGGTGGTGCTCTGA
- a CDS encoding DNA ligase, which produces MADIADGEQVSVQGSGSKPYILKNTGGVYSCSCPAWRNQSVAIERRTCKHLRRVRGDAAEDARIGGDASGAPAVPARPTRSTSASDDTKAPPLLLAQSWENDVDLTGWWMSEKLDGVRAYWDGKQFWSRLGNAFLAPEWFTAGLPDFPLDGELFGGRKRFQRTVSIVRRQDRSDDWKELAFVAFDAPGVEGTFEARLERCRQWMEEAKPAYAQWHAHARCDGTPHLRAELARVEALGGEGLMLRQPGSRYEAGRSHTLLKVKSFKDDEARVVGHVAGAGRHKGRLGALEVVLRNGTRFSVGTGLSDAERASPPPVGAIITFRYQELSNDGVPRFPSYVGVRVDAAPFAAS; this is translated from the coding sequence ATGGCGGACATCGCGGACGGGGAGCAGGTCTCGGTTCAGGGCTCGGGTTCCAAGCCCTACATCCTCAAGAACACCGGCGGTGTGTATTCGTGCTCGTGCCCCGCCTGGCGCAACCAGTCGGTGGCCATCGAGCGGCGCACCTGCAAGCACCTGCGCCGCGTGCGCGGAGACGCCGCGGAGGACGCGCGCATCGGCGGTGACGCATCCGGCGCTCCCGCGGTCCCCGCGCGTCCGACGAGGAGCACGTCGGCCAGCGACGACACCAAGGCCCCGCCCCTGCTGCTGGCCCAGTCGTGGGAGAACGACGTGGACCTCACCGGCTGGTGGATGAGTGAGAAGCTGGACGGCGTGCGCGCGTACTGGGACGGGAAGCAGTTCTGGTCGCGGCTGGGCAACGCGTTCCTCGCGCCGGAGTGGTTCACCGCGGGGCTGCCGGACTTCCCGCTCGACGGTGAGCTGTTCGGCGGGCGCAAGCGCTTTCAACGCACGGTGAGCATCGTCCGCCGGCAGGACCGCAGCGACGATTGGAAGGAGCTGGCCTTCGTCGCCTTCGACGCGCCCGGCGTGGAAGGCACCTTCGAGGCGAGGCTGGAGCGCTGCCGACAGTGGATGGAGGAGGCGAAGCCCGCGTATGCGCAGTGGCACGCCCACGCGCGCTGTGACGGCACGCCGCACCTGCGCGCGGAGCTGGCGCGCGTGGAGGCACTGGGTGGAGAAGGCCTGATGCTGCGCCAGCCCGGCTCGCGCTACGAGGCGGGCCGCTCCCACACGCTGCTCAAGGTGAAGAGCTTCAAGGACGACGAAGCGCGCGTGGTGGGACACGTGGCTGGCGCGGGCCGCCACAAGGGCCGCCTGGGCGCGCTGGAGGTGGTGCTGCGTAACGGCACGCGCTTCAGCGTGGGCACGGGCCTGTCGGACGCGGAGCGCGCATCGCCGCCACCCGTGGGTGCCATCATCACCTTCCGCTACCAGGAGCTGTCCAACGACGGCGTGCCACGCTTCCCGTCGTACGTGGGTGTGCGCGTCGACGCCGCCCCCTTCGCCGCGAGCTGA
- a CDS encoding gluconokinase: MVVIVMGVSGAGKTTVGRTLAAELGWRFIDADDLHPRSNVMKMAAGAPLTDEDRAPWLRKLRDEVARALTQGEDVVMAFSGLKQAYRTLLEELDPAHVRWVFLHAPHEVLARRMSQRQGHFMPASLLESQMAAMELPSRALSVDVTPPPADIVKHIRDQLGI, encoded by the coding sequence ATGGTCGTCATCGTCATGGGGGTATCCGGAGCGGGGAAGACGACGGTGGGCCGCACCCTGGCAGCCGAGCTGGGCTGGCGCTTCATCGACGCGGATGACCTGCACCCGCGCTCCAACGTGATGAAGATGGCCGCGGGCGCGCCGCTGACGGACGAGGACCGCGCCCCCTGGCTGCGCAAGCTGCGCGACGAAGTGGCGCGGGCGCTGACGCAGGGCGAGGACGTGGTGATGGCGTTCTCCGGCCTCAAGCAGGCCTACCGCACGCTGCTGGAGGAGCTGGACCCCGCGCACGTGAGGTGGGTGTTCCTGCACGCGCCGCATGAGGTGCTCGCCCGCCGGATGTCGCAGCGCCAGGGGCACTTCATGCCCGCGTCCCTGCTGGAGAGTCAGATGGCCGCCATGGAGCTGCCTTCGCGCGCGCTCAGCGTGGACGTGACGCCGCCGCCAGCGGACATCGTGAAGCACATCCGTGACCAGCTGGGTATCTGA